The proteins below come from a single Stomoxys calcitrans chromosome 1, idStoCalc2.1, whole genome shotgun sequence genomic window:
- the LOC106081695 gene encoding small VCP/p97-interacting protein: MGNLCSSCCGSSSEESNLMPSPETRRKQQLEAAERRRMENETRGIKDPERVKRQQQRSEEIQKREDEAARTGGQPVLRWQQD, translated from the exons ATGGGCAATTTATGTTCATCATGTTGTGGAAGTTCCTCCGAGGAATCCAATCTAATGCCATCACCA GAAACTAGAAGAAAGCAACAATTGGAAGCAGCTGAACGCCGACGAATGGAAAATGAAACAAGAGGAATAAAAGATCCGGAGAGGGtaaaacgacaacaacaacgatcTGAAGAAATTCAAAAGCGTGAAGATGAAGCCGCTCGAACTGGGGGACAACCAGTTTTAAGG TGGCAGCAGGATTAA